The Blautia hydrogenotrophica DSM 10507 genome window below encodes:
- a CDS encoding DUF4358 domain-containing protein: MRIWKENWLSFIRYGMLMLLVVFIVALLGADKTSETKIETVEKAVEKEVPLTGMHSVQSQMVKRLYGLNVNDYEGVVLYISDSNMGAEELLIVKLADTSQAEAVESAVQTRIENQENSFEGYGVEQYQLLQEHVLDVEGNYVFFMVHKEAQKAQKAFLNNL; the protein is encoded by the coding sequence ATGAGAATATGGAAAGAAAATTGGCTTAGCTTTATTCGATACGGCATGCTGATGCTGTTGGTGGTGTTTATTGTAGCACTTTTAGGGGCCGACAAGACCAGTGAGACAAAGATAGAGACTGTGGAGAAGGCGGTTGAAAAAGAGGTACCGCTTACAGGGATGCACAGTGTTCAAAGTCAAATGGTAAAGAGATTGTATGGTCTGAATGTCAACGACTATGAAGGGGTGGTCTTGTACATTTCGGATTCCAATATGGGGGCGGAGGAGCTGTTGATTGTGAAGTTAGCGGATACTTCCCAGGCGGAAGCCGTGGAGAGTGCTGTCCAGACCAGAATTGAAAATCAGGAGAATAGTTTTGAAGGGTATGGCGTAGAGCAATATCAGCTTTTGCAGGAACATGTATTGGACGTGGAAGGGAACTATGTGTTTTTTATGGTGCATAAAGAAGCACAAAAAGCGCAGAAGGCATTCTTAAATAATCTGTGA
- a CDS encoding SGNH/GDSL hydrolase family protein — translation MRNGVEKMRQGREKRQNQITRRKLLILAGLLLLAVLVGVTIFFWVRGKGSGASQTKVGLKYLKSLESRDAKAIEDEIKAIKKEEQKEALENGELTIWEQFDDYAIMGDSRTMGFDQYGFLPSERILAHGGATIADIPDYMESLKNLNPANIFLCYGLNDVSIGYWDTPQEYVEALGEAIESIKSELPDATVYVNSIFPAQDPAFEQAEKWREIPDFNEVIKPYCEEKGYPYIDNTEIIQEHTDLYDDDGIHLKEEFYEYWAINMLAEVEIG, via the coding sequence TTGAGAAATGGAGTAGAGAAAATGAGACAGGGACGGGAGAAAAGACAAAATCAGATTACGCGGCGAAAGCTGTTGATTCTTGCGGGATTACTCCTTTTGGCTGTTTTGGTGGGAGTGACAATCTTTTTTTGGGTAAGAGGAAAAGGCTCAGGGGCGAGTCAGACCAAGGTAGGCCTGAAATACCTGAAGTCTCTGGAATCGAGAGATGCAAAAGCCATTGAGGATGAGATAAAAGCGATTAAAAAAGAAGAGCAGAAGGAAGCTCTGGAGAATGGAGAACTGACGATCTGGGAACAGTTTGATGACTACGCGATTATGGGAGACTCCAGGACCATGGGATTTGACCAGTACGGTTTTTTACCCTCAGAGAGAATTTTGGCTCACGGGGGAGCGACGATTGCGGATATACCTGACTATATGGAGAGTTTGAAAAATCTGAATCCTGCGAATATTTTTCTGTGCTATGGCCTGAACGATGTGAGCATTGGTTACTGGGATACGCCGCAAGAGTATGTAGAAGCTCTAGGAGAAGCTATAGAGAGTATAAAGAGTGAGCTGCCAGATGCGACAGTCTATGTGAATTCTATTTTTCCAGCTCAGGACCCGGCTTTTGAGCAGGCAGAAAAGTGGAGAGAGATTCCTGATTTTAATGAAGTGATTAAACCGTACTGTGAGGAAAAAGGGTATCCCTATATAGACAATACGGAAATCATTCAGGAGCATACGGATTTATATGACGATGATGGCATTCATCTGAAAGAAGAGTTTTATGAGTACTGGGCGATTAATATGCTCGCAGAGGTGGAAATAGGATGA
- a CDS encoding peptidoglycan-binding protein, protein MAKITGIDVSEWQESIDWAAVKPQIDFTILREGYRKATDKYFYKNVEGCKNNQVPIHGVYHFLYALNNQDVIAEAESCLANIEKAGLPKTIYVWADFEYDTVSNAAKKGVNLGPNECNLFTQTFCDFFKKRGYNTGIYTNGDYYKNWYRQDVLSKYPLWLADYTGGPDYPCLYQQYTSSGRVAGIQGNVDMNYYYGSEEGTNMAEDLWSKTAELMAAESGYLEKASESNLDSKTGNAGYGNYTKYARDVNSWGQPGCQGQPWCAVYQFWICVKIFGLSRALEIMGGGFYNCNSIKNHAKSKRTWHSEPKLGALVIFRNGAHIGRVTKVTSTQIYTNEGNTSKGGLNNVEANGGCVADKVYTRNYPGIDGYVWIDYTDSSEAVVRDYLQLGDTGPAVKTMQQNLITLGFDVGAFGADGSFGQDTQAAVKQAQKKYGLTVDGFYGPDTKSKIEAAVKEQQAGKDFLCVGDQGGQVKELQSNLIYLGYDCGASGADGDFGADTEAAVKAFQKACGLDADSCAGPKTLAKIKAELFKQKNTQAGFQRFVGKVQKTCAVHEKAKKASPAITGYPKLSKGNLVDVLGRDGYEDNWYKVCVADQYIGYAWADSIKKV, encoded by the coding sequence ATGGCGAAGATAACAGGAATTGACGTATCTGAATGGCAGGAGTCTATTGATTGGGCTGCTGTAAAGCCTCAGATTGATTTTACGATCTTGCGAGAAGGATACCGCAAGGCGACGGACAAATACTTTTACAAAAACGTAGAGGGGTGTAAAAATAACCAGGTGCCTATCCATGGCGTGTACCATTTCCTCTACGCTTTAAACAACCAGGATGTAATTGCGGAAGCGGAGAGCTGTCTGGCGAACATCGAAAAGGCGGGGCTGCCTAAAACTATTTATGTATGGGCGGACTTTGAATATGACACCGTCTCCAACGCAGCCAAAAAAGGAGTGAATCTCGGCCCCAATGAGTGCAATCTGTTTACCCAGACATTTTGCGATTTCTTCAAGAAAAGAGGTTACAACACTGGTATTTACACTAATGGGGACTATTATAAAAACTGGTACCGCCAAGATGTATTGAGCAAATATCCGCTGTGGCTGGCGGATTACACGGGCGGGCCGGATTACCCTTGCCTCTATCAACAGTATACCAGTAGTGGGAGGGTTGCAGGAATCCAAGGCAACGTGGACATGAACTATTATTATGGAAGCGAGGAGGGAACAAACATGGCGGAAGACTTGTGGAGCAAAACGGCGGAATTGATGGCGGCGGAATCCGGGTATCTGGAAAAAGCATCGGAAAGTAATCTGGACAGTAAGACCGGAAATGCTGGGTATGGGAATTATACCAAGTATGCCAGAGATGTAAACTCCTGGGGCCAGCCTGGATGCCAGGGGCAGCCGTGGTGCGCCGTGTACCAGTTCTGGATTTGCGTAAAAATCTTTGGTCTGTCCAGGGCTTTAGAGATTATGGGAGGCGGTTTCTACAACTGCAACAGTATCAAAAACCATGCAAAATCCAAGAGAACCTGGCATAGCGAGCCAAAGCTTGGAGCACTGGTAATCTTCCGTAACGGAGCCCACATCGGCAGGGTGACGAAAGTTACATCCACTCAAATCTACACCAATGAGGGCAACACCTCAAAAGGTGGGTTGAATAACGTAGAGGCAAACGGAGGCTGTGTGGCCGACAAAGTCTACACCCGGAATTACCCAGGGATTGATGGATATGTATGGATTGATTATACCGATTCTTCCGAGGCCGTTGTCAGGGATTATTTACAACTGGGAGATACTGGCCCCGCAGTAAAAACTATGCAGCAAAATTTGATTACTCTGGGTTTTGATGTTGGCGCATTCGGGGCAGATGGCAGCTTTGGACAAGACACGCAGGCAGCGGTAAAACAAGCGCAAAAGAAGTACGGTCTTACTGTGGATGGTTTTTATGGACCAGATACCAAAAGCAAAATTGAGGCTGCGGTGAAAGAGCAGCAGGCAGGAAAGGACTTTTTGTGCGTGGGCGACCAAGGCGGCCAAGTAAAAGAACTGCAAAGCAATCTGATCTATTTAGGTTACGACTGTGGTGCGAGTGGTGCCGATGGAGATTTTGGTGCAGATACCGAGGCAGCTGTAAAAGCATTCCAGAAAGCTTGCGGTTTAGATGCTGACAGCTGTGCAGGGCCGAAAACTTTAGCCAAGATAAAGGCAGAATTGTTCAAACAGAAAAACACTCAGGCAGGCTTCCAACGTTTTGTAGGTAAAGTACAAAAGACCTGTGCCGTCCATGAGAAAGCCAAGAAAGCCTCTCCTGCGATCACGGGATATCCGAAATTGTCCAAAGGAAACCTGGTGGATGTCTTAGGCCGGGACGGCTATGAGGACAACTGGTACAAGGTCTGTGTGGCCGATCAGTACATAGGGTATGCTTGGGCGGATAGTATTAAAAAAGTATGA
- a CDS encoding tail fiber domain-containing protein, which produces MKNVSNAFKKVIKDGGPFYAYAKVTLSNGTQLELNSKDDFYISGNNYTESSESGFPLGVAVAKTIDIGIDNSDERFSNYDFYYARIAFYTEADLEDGRTERILEGTFTVVDSIAPGDTIEFTASNDMYKADITYVPKASFPATALIFLKDVCTQCGIRLGDAAFVNDNFEIQQKPDGLTCRQAIGYVAQIAGGNAIVDENNNLHIKSYQSLGITNTDLISGGTFKQELNKRISGGSFGQDTDFLITSGDFNATDDYIMLTDFSSDPDVGTDDVTITGLATEVEVETEEGSSETSTLLYGTDDYCLKIDNPLIKGNEEKALRMIGDILIGLSVRPFSGSFFPNPTIEFMDPVYLVDRKNNVYRSFVSSFTFNYLGDCTVSNDTKSPERNKGIYYSNATEMYRKAKEEVKKNKAEWEKAMEDLADRINNSSGLYMTKEEQEDGSSIYYMHDKPTLEESMIVWKMTAEAMAVSTDGGKTWNAGLTVDGDLITKIMSTIGLNFDWGVGGTLIIQTPSGEQTLYVNAKTGEVHINGLFTSEELYGGKRKGLTVEEGTIRGFYGSTTTGLLDLSAMYDDGDRHVVLKGYDYLHLQAGTEIIVEDYISFIDSVYFNNSVEFTNWVYFTSDVEFEYKSHFRKAPELYNLDHVSSGGHIVFGSDGVTLAYLASSSKRYKNHVKDMTDRDAEKLLDIHVVWFKYKDGYLSQTDHMCGKEIPGFYAEELNDVIPDVVQYDKDGKPEDWNYRAMIPYMVQLLKKQNEEIKELKNEVNKLKGMIRSD; this is translated from the coding sequence ATGAAGAACGTAAGTAATGCATTTAAGAAAGTAATAAAAGACGGCGGACCTTTTTATGCTTACGCAAAAGTAACCTTATCAAATGGTACGCAGCTAGAACTAAATTCCAAGGATGATTTTTACATTTCTGGGAATAATTACACAGAATCCAGCGAAAGTGGTTTTCCATTGGGAGTTGCTGTTGCCAAAACTATTGATATAGGCATTGATAACTCCGATGAAAGATTTTCTAATTATGATTTTTACTATGCTCGAATTGCATTTTATACCGAAGCTGATCTAGAAGATGGTAGAACAGAGAGAATTTTAGAAGGAACCTTTACAGTTGTAGATTCTATTGCGCCGGGAGATACCATTGAATTTACTGCATCCAATGATATGTACAAAGCGGATATCACCTATGTACCCAAAGCGTCTTTTCCAGCAACAGCATTGATATTTTTGAAAGATGTATGTACTCAGTGTGGTATTCGTTTGGGGGATGCTGCGTTTGTTAATGATAATTTTGAGATACAGCAAAAACCGGACGGGTTGACTTGTAGGCAGGCAATAGGATACGTAGCCCAGATTGCGGGTGGTAACGCTATTGTAGATGAAAATAATAATTTACATATCAAATCTTACCAGTCTTTAGGGATTACAAATACAGACCTGATAAGCGGTGGAACGTTTAAACAGGAATTGAATAAAAGGATTAGTGGCGGAAGCTTTGGCCAAGACACAGATTTCTTGATAACCAGTGGAGATTTTAATGCCACTGATGACTATATTATGCTAACTGATTTTTCGTCAGACCCTGATGTTGGTACAGATGATGTGACAATAACCGGACTTGCGACAGAGGTAGAGGTAGAGACAGAAGAGGGAAGCAGCGAAACATCCACTTTGCTTTATGGTACAGATGATTATTGTCTGAAGATTGATAATCCGTTGATAAAGGGAAATGAAGAAAAAGCTTTAAGAATGATCGGTGATATCTTAATTGGACTATCTGTGCGACCATTTTCGGGAAGCTTTTTCCCTAACCCAACGATAGAATTTATGGACCCTGTTTATTTGGTAGACCGTAAAAATAACGTTTATAGGTCTTTTGTATCGTCTTTTACTTTTAATTATTTAGGAGATTGTACAGTATCCAATGATACGAAAAGTCCTGAAAGAAATAAGGGTATTTATTATAGCAATGCAACGGAAATGTACCGAAAAGCTAAAGAGGAAGTCAAAAAAAACAAAGCCGAGTGGGAAAAAGCCATGGAAGATTTGGCTGATCGTATTAATAATTCCTCGGGTTTATATATGACAAAGGAAGAACAAGAAGACGGCAGCAGCATTTATTATATGCACGACAAGCCTACTCTGGAAGAATCTATGATTGTCTGGAAAATGACCGCTGAGGCTATGGCGGTATCGACAGACGGCGGAAAAACTTGGAATGCCGGGCTAACGGTTGACGGCGATCTAATCACAAAAATTATGAGCACGATTGGCCTTAACTTTGACTGGGGTGTTGGTGGAACACTGATTATCCAGACACCCTCCGGGGAACAGACATTGTATGTCAATGCAAAAACGGGTGAAGTACACATTAATGGGTTATTTACATCAGAAGAGCTTTATGGCGGTAAAAGAAAAGGGCTTACTGTAGAAGAAGGTACCATAAGAGGTTTTTATGGAAGCACTACAACGGGCTTACTTGATTTGTCTGCAATGTACGATGATGGTGATAGGCATGTGGTGCTTAAAGGATATGACTATTTACACTTGCAAGCAGGGACGGAGATCATCGTAGAAGATTATATATCTTTTATAGATTCAGTATATTTTAATAATTCAGTAGAATTTACAAACTGGGTTTATTTTACCTCAGATGTAGAGTTTGAATATAAATCGCATTTTCGAAAGGCGCCGGAATTGTATAATTTAGATCATGTATCCAGTGGAGGACACATAGTGTTTGGTTCAGACGGTGTAACTTTAGCATATTTAGCATCTTCATCGAAGCGTTATAAAAATCATGTAAAAGATATGACCGATCGGGACGCTGAGAAACTTTTAGATATTCACGTCGTATGGTTTAAGTATAAAGATGGATATTTAAGTCAGACAGATCATATGTGCGGTAAAGAAATTCCTGGGTTTTATGCAGAGGAATTGAACGACGTTATTCCGGATGTTGTGCAATATGATAAAGATGGGAAGCCAGAAGATTGGAATTATAGAGCTATGATACCTTATATGGTACAGCTTTTAAAAAAGCAGAATGAAGAAATAAAAGAATTAAAAAATGAAGTAAATAAACTAAAAGGAATGATAAGGAGTGATTAG
- a CDS encoding Gp15 family bacteriophage protein, translated as MIDVWSLPQSICINGQECAIRSDFRAILDILSAYNDSQFNDQEKTMIMLKIFYKDKIHIGCLREACDKAIEFIDYSFEDSKKRKAHKLMDWNQDAPILIPAINKVAGREIRSIPYLHWWTFMSLYMEIGEGLYSQVINIRNKKSKGKKLEKWEQEFYRDNKVLVDLKMKKNERSEEEKEELRELFGIKKD; from the coding sequence ATGATTGATGTATGGTCCTTACCACAATCTATTTGTATAAACGGACAAGAATGTGCAATAAGGAGTGATTTCAGAGCTATATTAGATATATTGTCGGCATATAACGATTCTCAGTTTAATGACCAAGAAAAGACTATGATTATGCTTAAAATATTTTATAAGGATAAAATTCATATTGGTTGTTTAAGAGAAGCGTGTGACAAAGCTATCGAATTTATAGATTATAGTTTTGAAGATTCTAAGAAGAGAAAAGCACATAAGTTAATGGATTGGAATCAAGACGCTCCTATATTAATTCCTGCAATTAACAAGGTTGCTGGAAGAGAGATCAGAAGTATACCCTACTTGCATTGGTGGACATTTATGAGCCTATACATGGAAATAGGCGAAGGATTATATTCCCAAGTTATTAACATAAGAAATAAAAAAAGCAAAGGAAAAAAATTAGAAAAGTGGGAACAAGAATTTTACAGAGACAATAAGGTCTTAGTGGATTTAAAAATGAAAAAAAATGAACGGAGCGAAGAAGAGAAAGAAGAACTTCGGGAACTGTTTGGAATTAAGAAAGATTGA
- a CDS encoding minor capsid protein: MASKTFHFPGFSLVQGDIKVDVSLNRFEKQFQEAQYYLDSQIMNDMVPYMPHRDGNFVNVTRLQSAALAGSGKVVAAAPPMGRFLYEGKVMVDPVTGSPWARKGAKKVVTERPLTYSNPKATPHWFDTAKDAHGKAWVKGVKRIAGGGKK; this comes from the coding sequence ATGGCAAGTAAGACATTTCATTTTCCCGGCTTCTCTTTGGTACAAGGAGATATAAAGGTTGATGTAAGCCTGAATCGTTTTGAAAAACAGTTTCAAGAAGCACAATACTACCTCGACAGCCAAATTATGAACGATATGGTGCCGTATATGCCGCATAGAGACGGGAACTTCGTGAATGTAACACGGTTGCAAAGCGCGGCACTGGCAGGGAGCGGGAAAGTGGTTGCAGCAGCTCCGCCTATGGGCAGATTTCTTTATGAGGGAAAAGTTATGGTTGACCCCGTGACTGGCTCTCCGTGGGCGAGAAAAGGGGCGAAGAAAGTTGTAACAGAGCGACCGCTTACATATAGCAATCCCAAAGCTACACCGCATTGGTTTGATACAGCAAAGGACGCACACGGTAAAGCGTGGGTGAAGGGAGTGAAGCGAATTGCCGGAGGAGGCAAAAAATAA
- a CDS encoding phage scaffolding protein, with protein MQNIEAILKQFGLEVPKEQSEDFRKVFHENYKTVKDYEKVESDRDKWKGQAETAEETLKRFDGVDLETMQAELDTWKQKAETAENDYKQKIYDRDFSDALKTEMESIKFSSEAAKKAVMTEIKESGLKLKDGKILGLSDLIGQIKERDASAFVDEQSEKAKQQAARFTTPGTGRSTGGTGIMTKDDIMKIKDPSERQAAIAQNLNLFGKGE; from the coding sequence ATGCAGAACATTGAAGCAATCTTGAAACAGTTTGGTCTTGAAGTACCAAAAGAACAGTCCGAGGATTTCAGAAAAGTATTCCATGAGAATTACAAGACTGTAAAGGACTATGAAAAAGTGGAATCTGACCGCGACAAGTGGAAAGGACAGGCAGAAACAGCCGAAGAAACGCTGAAAAGGTTTGACGGTGTGGACTTGGAAACCATGCAGGCAGAACTTGACACATGGAAACAGAAAGCGGAAACAGCCGAAAACGACTATAAACAGAAGATTTATGATAGAGATTTTTCTGACGCATTGAAAACTGAAATGGAATCCATTAAGTTTTCCAGCGAAGCGGCGAAAAAGGCGGTCATGACAGAAATCAAAGAATCTGGCTTAAAGTTGAAAGACGGTAAGATTTTAGGCTTGTCTGATCTGATCGGGCAGATTAAAGAAAGAGATGCTTCGGCGTTCGTTGATGAACAAAGTGAAAAGGCAAAACAGCAGGCAGCACGGTTTACAACACCGGGAACAGGAAGAAGTACCGGAGGAACGGGAATTATGACAAAAGACGATATTATGAAAATCAAAGACCCGTCCGAAAGGCAAGCTGCTATTGCGCAGAATTTGAATTTATTTGGAAAAGGAGAATAA
- a CDS encoding cysteine-rich KTR domain-containing protein: MVREKWIYCPICNNKTRIKIRKETMAENLPVFCPKCKIQSILDIEPDFKIKVITHIV; this comes from the coding sequence ATGGTAAGAGAAAAATGGATTTATTGTCCTATATGCAATAATAAAACACGTATAAAAATACGTAAAGAAACTATGGCAGAAAACCTACCAGTGTTTTGCCCCAAGTGTAAAATACAATCTATTCTGGACATAGAGCCAGACTTTAAAATAAAAGTAATAACACATATTGTATAG